The window CGCAATACATGCTTTCACTTCTCCTGAAGAAAACATGTCAGCTGATCCAGCAGTCGCAAAGGTGCTCAATTCCCGAGCGAGCAAGCCGAACTCCCCGGATTGTAAGGCTTCGTCAACAAACCGGCAGATTTTATCCACAGAACAGTTTTGTCGTTGGTCGCTGACAGACGGCTCAGGTTATGAGCGGCGAGGGTGTGCGAGCTTTACTTGGACGTCGGGATGCCTGGGCGTTCAGACGTTTGCTCTGGCAAGCACGAGAGCATACGGCTGCGGACTTGACCGAATGTTTTGAGGTCTGGTTCGTGCCGACCTCCCGATCTCGAACCCGGTCTGAAGTTGCTTCGGTCGATCAAGGCTGTGATCGCGCTTGGTATCGTGTTGATGCTAGGTCGCTCACGGAGGGCCTTGTCATATGTCGCACACAACTGTATCACATCCGCAGTGGATCGCAGAATTCCAATGTTATTTCAGTGGGTTGTCAGTGAGCGTGACGTAGCTTAGAATCCTCCCGCCCCAGCCACAGGTTATGCCTGCGGCTCAGGCACTTCTTTCATTTGGCGGGTTTTCGTTCTGAATGGGCTCTCTTGCCTCATCCTGAATAGATGTTGCGGATTGGTTTGCCAGCCAGTGGGCGTGCCGCTTCCGGGTGGCGGAAAGCATCCGCGGGGCTGTTCGCTTGGCGTAGCCAGCGTAGCTTCCCTTGCTCCAGTGGGCGGACAGCGCGCGACCCTGGCCCTCCGTGAGTTCCGCATATACCACTTGGCGCTGAGCGAAACGCTGCCGCAGCAACCGCAAAACCTCAGCCTCCGGCCGTCGATTTTGCTGCAGGCATGTAAATCTGAGCGTAGCCTTCCTTGATCGCCGAGGTGATCTGATCAAGGCGCCGATCGATGTGCTTCTCCAGCACCGGCACGCATTTGGCTTCGTCACGCGCCTTCACGCCGAGCAGCACGGCGCGATGCTCGGCCTGGGTCTTGGTGCGGTTGATCCGATCCATGTCGATCCAGCGGACGAAGCGGATGCGCGCATTGACGTTGCGCAGCACGCGCAGCATCTCGGCATTGTTCGACATGCTCAAGAGCCTCTCATGGAAGGTCTCGTCGAGCTGGACCAGCTCCATGGACGTGCGTTCGCCCGGATCGGGGCCGGTGTCACGCAAGAAGGTGAGCAGCGCGTCGATATCTTGATCGCGGGCGCGCTTGATCGCCAGGCGAACCGCGGCGATCTCGATCGATTTGCGCAGTTCGTAGAGGTCGAAGATTTCCTGGGCATCGAGCTCGCGGCAGAAGAACCCCTTACCCGGCATGAAGCGCAGAAAGCCTTCGGTGTTCAGCCGGTTCAGCGCCTCGCGCAGGGGGGTGCGGCTGACGCCGAGCAAGCTCGCAATGGCACCCTCGTTGAGCCGCGCGCCCGGCTTGAACTCGAAGCTCACGGCCATAGTCTTGAGCTGTTCATAGACCCGGTCGACGACGCTATCGGAGGAAATCTCCAGCTGTTTGATCATTGCTGAATGCACTTTCGAATACGTTATATTATACGGACATGCGCCCTAAGCTGGCAATCGCGAGGCCGACGTTTTCAACGGTCCCCGCGAGGGATGCTAGTCGGGCGCGGCCGCGTCAGGAAAATGCGCGGGGCCGCAGGCCGGCGTGAAACCAGGTGATCATCGAATAGATGTCATAGACCGGAATGCCAACGGCGGCCTGCAGCGCCGCCGCATAGGGCGGCATGTTGGTGCATTCGAGCACGATGGCGCCGACATCGGGATTTTGGGCGACGAGTTGCTTGCCGGCCTCGACCACGTCCTGTTCGGCGAGCGCGACGTCCATGTCCTCTTTCTCGGCCTTGATCAGCACGCGGAAAAACTCCCGGCCGTTCTCGGTGCCGACCAGCGGCGTATCGAGCGGCACGCCGGCGCCTTCGAGATGGGCCGGCGTCAGCGTTGAACCCGACACTGTGACCAGACCGACGCGCTTGCCGGGTGGCAGCGTCGCCTGTACCCACGGCACTTGCATCAGCGAGGAGGTCGCGACCGGCACACCGGTCGCAGCGGCGATCTCGCGCTGAAACAGCGACAGGAAGCCGCAATTGGTGGTGATCGCTTCGGCGCCGAGCCGCACCAGATCCTTCGCCGCATCGATGAAATCAGGCAGCAGGCCGGCCGCACCTTTGAGTACGACCTTTTCCGGGCTGGCGCCGGGCACCACCCGGTAAAGCACGGGAAACGGCCACGTCGTGCCGTTGCCCATGTCGCCGGGGATCCTCGGAAACTTCGCTTCCAGCATCAGGATGCCGAGCGGTGCGCCATAGATGGCCTTGCCGCCGCGGGCGATGCGCGGCGTGAGGACGGGGGACGAATGCGCGGTCATGGCCAGGTTCTCTTCACAGCGACGAAAAATCAGAGATAGCGTTTCGGATCGAACGGTGCGACCGGGATCTCAGGTTCGCGATCGCCGATGAGTTGGGCCACAACGCGGCCGGTACGGGCCGAACTCACCAGGCCGACATGGCCGTGGCCAAATGCATAGACGACATTGCGCGAGGCGCGGGAATAGCCGAGGCACGGCCGGCCATCCGGCATACTCGGCCGGTGTCCGAACCAGGTGCGAATGCGCTCGGCCGGCAAATCCTTCGGCAGCTTAGGAAACATGCCGAACAAATGATCGCGCAGAATCTCCGCGCGTTTCCAGTTCGGCGCAGCCTCAAGCCCGGCGATCTCGACCTGGCCGGCGGCGCGCAGGCCTCGGTCCGTCCAGTTTATCACCATCTTGGCGTCGGAGGCCATCATCGAGCTGCGCGGCCCGGTCTCCGCGCCTTCAATCATGACGTGATAGCCGCGCTCGGTTTCCAGCGGCAGGCGATCGCCGATCGAAGCCGCCAGCGGCTTCGATCGCGCGCCGGCGGCGACAACCACCGCATCGCAGGCGATCTCGCCCTGATCGGTGAGCACCGACATCGGCCTGCCATTCGCCAGCCGCAGGCCTTTGGCTGTCGCGGTGACAAATTCGGCGCCGAGCGCGCGGGCGTGCGCGGCGAGGGCGGCGACATAGCCGCCGGGATCGCGGCAGCGGCCGGCTTCCTCGACCAGCACGCCGAACTGATAGCGCGGATGCAGATCCGGCTCGCGCTGACGCATTTCATCGGCGGAGAGCTCCATCCAGGTCACGCCGACGCGCTTACGAATGCTCCAACCCAGCCTGTCGGCGTCGAACGCCGCGCGCGACGGATAGATGTGCATGACACCCTGACGTTCGATCAGGTGACCGACGCCGGCTTCCTCGGCGAGCTTCTTGTGCAGGGCTGGCGCGTCGAGCAACAACGGGCGGAGCGCGCGCGCCGTCGCCTCGACCCGCGCTTCGGTCCAGCCCGAGAGCAGATACTGCACCAGCCACGGCAACGCCTTCGGCAGATAGCTCCAGCGCACTGCCAGCGGACCCAGCGGATCTTTCAGGAACTTCGGCACCTTTTTCCAGGCTCCCGGCTCGGCCGGTGGAATCACCGAATGTGTCGAGAGCCAGCCGGCATTGCCATAGCTCGCGGCCTGCTCGCCACCCGGCGTCGCGGGTTCGATGACGGTGACGCGGTGGCCGTCGCGCAACAACTCGATGGCGCTGACCACGCCGATGGCGCCGGCCCCTATAATGGCGATGTGACGGCCGGAGGGCTGGTTCATTGGGCAGCAACCTGATGTGACACGAAATCCTTCGCATGGGATTGCGCGCGCGGGTCGAGCAAACAGTGCAGGATCGCGGGCTTGCCGGAGGCCAGCGCGCGTTCGAACGCCGGTGCAAATTCCTCGGTGCGCGCGACGCGCTCGCCGTGCCCGCCGAATGCCTTGGCATAAAGCGCGAAGTCCGGATTCTGCAACTGGGTGCCGACCACGCGGCCGGGGTAGTCACGTTCCTGGTGCATGCGGATGGTGCCGTACTGAGCATTGTCGACGACGATCACGACGATCGCGGCTGCATATTGTACGGCGGTGGCGAACTCCTGACCATTCATCAGGAAACAGCCGTCGCCGGCAAATGCCACCACCACGCGCTCCGGATGCTGGCGCTTGGCGATCACCGCCGCCGGCACGCCATAACCCATCGACCCGGAGGTCGGTGCGAGCTGCGCGGCAAAGGTGTGGAAGCGATGAAAGCGATGCAGCCAGCCGGCATAGTTGCCGGCGCCGTTGCAGACGATGGCATCCTTCGGCAGCCGATCGCGCAGCCACGCCACCACCGCGCCGTACTGGAAGTCGCCGGGCAGTGTGCGCGGCGTTGCGGTCCAGTCGAGATAGTCGGCGTGCGCCTGTGCTGCTTGGCCGGACCAGACCGGCGCGGCAGTAGGCTTCAGATCGTGGAGCGCGGCAGCGAACGCCGCAGGGTTCGCCTGGATGGCGAGCTGCGGCTGATAGACACGACCGAGCTCTTCCGCGCCCGGATGAACGTGGACCAGCTTCTGCTGCGGCGTCGGGATCTCGAACAGCGTATAGGATGAGGACGGCATTTCCGACATGCGGCCGCCGACCAGAAGAATCAGGTCGGCATTGGCGACGCGGGTTTTCAGCCGGGCGTCCGGGCCGATGCCAAGGTCGCCGGCATAGTTCGGATGCTCCGCCGGAAACAGCGAGGCGCGACGAAACGACGTCGCCACTGGCAGGTCGAAACGTTCGGCAAAGCGCGCGATCGCGGCGCAACCATCGGCGTTCCACCCCGAGCCGCCGAGGATGACGATCGGCCGCTTCGCCGCGGCCAGCATGTCGCCGAGCGTGGCGATATCGGCGGGTGCCGGCCACGCCTTCGCCGGCTCGACGCGCGGCGCATCCACGGCGGCAGCCTGCTCGGTCAGCATGTTTTCGGGCAGCGAAATTACCACCGGACCGGGCCGGCCCTGCATGGCAATGCGAAATGCGCGTGCCACCAATTCCGGGATGCGATCCGGCCGGTCGATCTCGACCACCCATTTCGCCAGCGTTCCGAACACCGCCTTGTAGTCGACCTCCTGGAACGCCTCGCGGTCGCGCATGCCGGTGTCGACCTGACCGATGAACAGGACCATCGGCGTCGAATCCTGCATGGCGATGTGCACGCCATGGCTGGCATTGGTGGCGCCCGGGCCGCGCGTGACGAAACAGATGCCCGGCCGTCCGGTCAGCTTGCCATAGGCCTCGGCCATCATCGCGGCGCCGCCTTCGGCGCGGCAGATCACGACGTCGATCGGGCTGTCGTGCAGCGCGTCCAGCGCAGCGAGATAGCTTTCGCCGGGCACGCAGGTGACGCGCTCGACGCCCTGCAGCACGAGCTGATCGACCAGTATCTGGCCGCCGGTGCGGCTGTTGAGTGGCGGCTTGGTCATGACAACTCCCTGGCGGCTGCCGCAATGCGTCCGATCGCCTCGATGAGATTCGCTTCGGAAGCTGCATAGGACAGGCGGATATACGGCGCGAGCCCGAAGCAGCTGCCGGGCACCACGGCGACATTATGCCGTTCGAGCAGATAGCGACAGAACGCAGCGTCGCTGTCGATCACGGTGCCGTCGGCAGCACGGCTGCCGATCAATCCGGCGCAATTTGCGAAGACATAGAAGGCGCCTTCCGGGCGGCGACAGCTTATGCCGTCGATGGCGTTGAGCCCGTCGACCACGATATCGCGGCGACGCTGGAACGCGATGCGGCGTTCGAGCAGAAAGTCCTGCGGTCCGGTCAACGCGGCGACGGCAGCGGCCTGGCTGATCGACGACGGATTGGTGGTGCTCTGGCTCTGCACGACCGCCATGGCGGCGATCAGTTCCTTCGGACCGCCGCCATAGCCGAGACGCCAGCCGGTCATGGCATAGGCCTTGGAGACGCCGTTCACGGTCAGCGTGCGGCTCTTCAGGCTCGGCTCGAGTTGCGCCGGGGTGACGAAGGGCAGGTCATCGTAGATAAGGTGTTCATAGATGTCGTCGGCGATCAGCCAGACATGCGGATGGCGCTTCAGCACATCGAGAATCGGCCGCAACAGCGCTTCCGAATAGGCGGCCCCGGTCGGATTGGACGGCGAGTTCAGCAGCAGCCAACGGGTGCGCGCTGTGATCGCGGCTTCGAGATCGGCGGCATCGAGGCGAAACCCGTTCTCCTCGCGGCAGACTACATTGACCGGGCTGCCGTCCGCGATCAGCACCATGTCGGCATAGCTGGTCCAGTAGGGGGCGGCAAGGATCACCTCGTCCCCGGCATTGAGCGTCGCCATGAAGGCGTTGTGGATGACTTGCTTGGCCCCCGCGCCCGCGGTGATCTCGTCGGCGGCGTAGATCAGGCCGTTCTCGCGATTGAATTTGCCGGCGATCGCCGCCTTCAGCTCAGCCGTGCCGTCGAGCACCGTATATTTGGTCTGGCCCGCGCGAATGGCCCGCTCGGCCGCCGCCTTGGCATGGTCCGGCGTATCGAAGTCGGGCTCGCCGGCGCCGAGCACGATCACAGGCCGGCCTTCGCGCTTGAGCCGGGTGGCGGTGGCGCCGATCCGCAGGATTTCCGAGACACCGATCGAGCGGAGACGCCGCGCGGACCGGAAGCCCGGCTCCGGCAGCGGCGTCGACACCGTAAGTGCCTCTGACGAGAACGACATGAAACCTCCTGACGTCGACGCGCGCGGCGTCGTGCAGCAGCGCCTTCAGCGCGCCGCGATCACCACGATCTCGACGCGATAGGCGGGATCGGCCAGTTCGACCTTGCCGCAACAGCGTGTCGGCGTGTCGCCCGGCACCACCCAGGCATCGTAGACCGAGTTCATGGCTTCGAAATCGTCCATGCTCTTGAGCCAGATCTGCACGCTGAGCGCGCGGGATTTGTCGGTACCGGCGCGCGCCAGCATGTCATCGACCTTGGCGAGCGCCTCGCGAGTTTGGCTGGCGATATCCCCGCTCTTGTCGTCGGCCACTTGCCCGGCGAGGAAAACCAGATCGCCGAACACCGAAGCGCGGCTGCGGCGGGCATTCTGATCGATGCGAACGATGGTCGACATGGCGCGTATTCCTTCTGCGACCTTTAGTGGCCGGTGGTGACGATGCGGCGGCAATGATCGAGCGCTGCCCCAATGAGATTGTCGCTGGCTTCCGGCGTGCGGAACGCGGAGTGGGCGGACAGCGTGACGTTTGGCAGCGTGGTCAGCACGTGGCCGGCCGGCAGCGGCTCGGTGACGAACACGTCGAGACCGGCGTGACCGATATGACCGGAGCGCAGCGCCTCGACCATCGCGGCTTCGTCGACCACGGCGCCGCGCGCGGTATTGATCAGGATGGCGCCTGGACGCATCGCTTCAATGCGCTTGGCTGACAGGAAATTACTGGTGTCGTCATTGAGCAACAGATGCAGCGAGACCACGTGGCTGTCGGCGAGCAGATGTTCGAGCGCGACGAATTCGACGCCGGGATGGGTCTTCGGCGTCCGGTTCCACGCCAGCACCTTCATGCCGGAGCCGGCCGCGATCCGCGCGACTTCCGCCGCGATGCCGCCGAAGCCGATCAGGCCGATGGTTTTGCCGGTCAGTTCGATGCCGTCGCTGCGCAACCAGTTGCCGGCGCGCATCTCGCGGTCCATGCGGGCAAAGCCCTTGGCGGCAGACCACATCAGCGCGATGGCGCATTCGGCCACCGCGGTGTCGCCATAGCCCTTGATGATGTGTACGGCGATCCCGAGTTCGGCGAGCGCCTCGGGATTCATATAGCTGCGCGCGCCGGTGCCGAGAAACACCACGTGCTTCAGGCTATGGCACTGCTTGGCGATCTCCGCCGGCAAATGGGTATGGTCGACGATGGCGATCTCGGCCCCGCCGAGTACAGCCGGCAGATCGTCCGAAGTCACCGACGGATTGCGGTTGACGACGATCTTGGGGTCGTTCGTTCGGATCAGTTTTTCAGTGACCGCCGCAAGGGTGTCATTGGCGTCGACAAATACGGCTCGCAACGGTCTCTCCTCATTATTCTGAACTGATCGCTCCCGCCGGCCCTAAGCCGGCGCGCGGCTCGTCTGTACCTAATACTGTATTCAGATTTGAATTCTAATAGCAAGAGTGGTTGCGGGACACTCAATGCAGTCAAAATAGGCGGATATACCGAGGATTTGCTCATAATCCGGGCACCTCAAGGGCGTGCCGTCGGCGTAATCATTTTTACAAAACTTCGTATTGCATTTCGATCTGAATACAGAAATAGTTTGGTCGGCCCATGGGCAAGAACGCCGGGGGCGCAGATTTCAGCGGGGTTCAGACCATGAATCGTAGGGATGCTTTCACGACTGTCGCACTGGCCGGCGTTGCAATGGCTGCCGGACTTGAACTCGCTGCCGCCCAGACGGCAGCAACTCCGGCCGCGTCGGCAGGCTCCACGCTGGAGCGGATCAAGCGCAACGGCGTGCTGCGCGTCGCCGTCATCGTCGGCCAGGAGCCGTACTTCCACAAGGACTTGCCGACAGGCAAATGGTCGGGGGCCTGCATCGACATGGCGAACGACATCGCCGCCAAGCTGAGTGCGAAGGTCGAGGTGGTCGAATCCACCTGGGGCAACCAGATCCTGGATCTGCAGGGCGATAAGGTGGATCTCGCCTTCGCCGTGAACCCGACGCCGGAGCGCGCGCTGGTCATCGATTTTTCGACCCCCATCCTGGTCCATTCCTTCACGGTCATCACCCGCAAGGGCTTTGCCAAACCGCTGACCTGGGAAGAGATCAACAAGCCTGAGGTCAAGATCGCAGTCGATATCGGTTCGACCCACGACCTGATTGCACGACGTTATTGCCCGAAGGCCACGATCCTCGGCTTCAAGAATCGCGATGAGGCGATCCTAGCGGTGGCGACCGGCCGTGCCGATTGCAACGTTTCGCTCGCCGTGCTCGCAGTCTCCACGCTGAAAAAGAATCCGAATCTCGGCGAACTGGCGATCCCGCGGCCGTTGCTGACGCTGCCGACCAACATGGGCATTCGTGCGGAGTCCGATCGCCGCTATAAAGACTTCCTCAGCGCCTGGGCGGACTATAACCGGGCCATGGGTCAAACCCGGGAATGGATGCTGAAAGGCTTCGAGGTGATTGGTCTCACGGTGGAGGACATTCCACCCGAAGTGCAGTTCTGACGAGCATTCGACCATGTATGCGTGGGACTTCGCAGCGCTGAAGCCCTATTGGGGCCTGATCTGGCAAGGGCTCGGCGTCACCGTACTTTATACGGTGATCACGGTGCTTGCTGGTCTCGCGATCGGGCTTGCTGCCGGCATCCTGCGCACCACCGCGCCACGCTGGGTTTCGATCCCGTTGCGCGGTTACATCGAAGTGTTCCGATGCACGCCGCTGCTGGTGCAACTGGTCTGGGTCTACTACGCCCTGCCGGTGCTGATCGGCGTCGACATGTCGGCGACCACGGCCTGCTTCCTCACGCTCTCGCTCTATGCCGGCTCGTTCTACGCCGAGATTTTTCGTGGCGGTATCGAGGCGATCGATCGGGGCCAGTGGGAGGCCGGCCACGCCATCGGCATGCGGCAGGGCCGGATATTTCGGCGCATCATCCTTCCGCAGGCGGTTCAGGTGATGGTGCCGTCGCTGATCAACCAGACCATCATGCAACTCAAGAACACCTCGCTGGTGTCGACCGTCGCGGTCGGCGACTTGCTGTATCAGGGCTCGGTGATCACGGCGGCGAGCTATCGGCCGCTGGAGGTCTACACCACCATCGCCGTGCTTTACTTCGTCGTGCTGTTTCCGCTCACCCTCGTCGCCGATCAGGTCGAGCAACGCCTGGGAGCGCACCGATGACACAAGCGCCGCCGATCCTCGTCGCGAGCGATATCCAGAAGGCCTTCGGTGCCAACCAAGTGCTGAAAGGCGTGTCGCTGTCTGTCGCGCGCGGCGAAGTCGTGACGCTGATCGGCGCCAGCGGCTCCGGCAAGTCGACGTTCCTGCGCTGCCTGAATCTGCTGGAGTTACCGCAGGCCGGAGAACTCGCGATCGGCCCGCATCACTTCACATTCGGCGACGGCGGGCGCGAGCCCGACAAAAAGCAGCTGGCACTGCTGCGCCGCGATGCCGGCATGGTGTTTCAGCACTTTAACCTGTTCCCGCACATGTCGGCGCTCGACAACGTCATCGAAGGCCCGGTGCAGGTGAAGAACATGGCCAGGGCCGAGGCTAGAGAACTTGGCCGCGACCTGCTCGCCAAGGTCGGTCTCGCCGACAAGGCGAATAGTTTTCCGAGCCGGCTGTCCGGCGGGCAGAAGCAGCGCGTGGCGATCGCGCGTGCGCTCGCCATGAAGCCCGATGTGATGCTGTTCGACGAGGTGACCTCGGCGCTCGATCCGGAACTCGTGGGAGAAGTTCTTGCGGTGATCGGCAATCTCGCCGCCGAGGGCATGACCATGATCCTGGTGACCCACGAAATGGCTTTCGCCGCCGATGTTTCCAATCGCGTCGGGTTCATGAGCGAAGGCGTGATGGCGGAGATCGGTGCCGCTGCAGACGTGATACACCGACCGCAGAATCCTCGGCTGGTCGCATTCCTGAATCGATTTCACCAGCGGGCGATTTGAACTGCAAGCGGACCCACCGGCTGTATCGCGATGAAGGGCTCTCGATCAGGTCGAAATTGCCGAAGCGCAAGCGGGCCTGGCGCTAACGCTCGGGTCGGCCGGCGATCGCCGGCTCGAACCAATGCTGGGCCATGGACTTCATGTCGGACGCATTGTTCGACGGCCGCCCGTTCCGGCTCTTGACTGTTGTCGATTGCCACACGCGAGAATCGCCTGCGATCGTTCCGAGAACGAATTTGAGAACCTTCCAGGTCGTCGATGTCCTTCATCTCGAACCGTAACTCGCTAAAATCCCTAACCTCGTGCGGGACAACTGTGAATTGAGCTCACGATGTCGTGCGGCGTGCCCTTCTTGCCGACGAAGGAGGGTTTCGCGCGCAGCCACTGCTCGAAAGATCGGCGCGTGATATCTCT is drawn from Nitrobacteraceae bacterium AZCC 2146 and contains these coding sequences:
- a CDS encoding polar amino acid transport system ATP-binding protein (product_source=KO:K02028; cath_funfam=3.40.50.300; cog=COG1126; ko=KO:K02028; pfam=PF00005; smart=SM00382; superfamily=52540), which translates into the protein MTQAPPILVASDIQKAFGANQVLKGVSLSVARGEVVTLIGASGSGKSTFLRCLNLLELPQAGELAIGPHHFTFGDGGREPDKKQLALLRRDAGMVFQHFNLFPHMSALDNVIEGPVQVKNMARAEARELGRDLLAKVGLADKANSFPSRLSGGQKQRVAIARALAMKPDVMLFDEVTSALDPELVGEVLAVIGNLAAEGMTMILVTHEMAFAADVSNRVGFMSEGVMAEIGAAADVIHRPQNPRLVAFLNRFHQRAI
- a CDS encoding 2-keto-4-pentenoate hydratase/2-oxohepta-3-ene-1,7-dioic acid hydratase in catechol pathway (product_source=COG0179; cog=COG0179) produces the protein MRRNFCERATPGPATMAIEAHKHIATFCAIERDITRRSFEQWLRAKPSFVGKKGTPHDIVSSIHSCPARG